The Arthrobacter oryzae DNA window CCGCGGCGGCGGGTGACAATCATGCCTATCACCCCGCCGATCACCAGCCCGACGGCGACGCCGATCAGCGAGCTGGCCCAGAACGGCAGCTTGGTCGCGGAACCGGTGAAATAGCCGAGCCCCGTGAGATAGGTGGCCCAGAGGACGGCTCCGAGTGCGGCGCAGAAGCTGAACGCCCGGGTGGTGACGTCGGCGATGCCGGCGGCTGCCGACGTCGCCAGCCGTCCGCCTGGGATAAACCGCACGCCGATGATGGCTCCGTAGGTGGTGGAGCGGCCCGCCTTGGCGATAGCCGCATGGATGCCGCTGTGGAATTTGCGGCCCCACCGCCAGCGGTCCAGGACGTGGCTGAGCCGGCGCTTGAAGAGCTGGAACACCACCACGTCGCCGATCCACGAAGCCAACGCGGCCAGGAGCCCCACCAGCAGGTAGTTCGCGCGGCCTTCCGCGGAGAGTGCTCCGCCCGTGATCACCACCATTTCGGACGGGACGGGCGGGAAAATGGCGTCGCCAAGGACGATGGGGATGATCCAGAAATAGATCGCGGCGCCCCAGGTATCGGCATTGGCGAGGTCCATGGGCACAAGGTACCGCATTTTCGCGCCCGCGGATTGCCGGCCGTAAGGCAGGGCTAGGCCGGGGCCTCGCTGAGTTGGAGCCGGCTGCGGTACTCCACCGGCTGTTTGGTGATGGGGTCCACAAATCGGATCCCGCGGGCCAGGAGCTGGAGCGGCCTGGTGTAATCGTCCGGCGCCTTGTCCAGCAGGTCCGGGTAAAAAGCATCGTTCACAATCCCCAGCCCCAACGATGCCATGTGCACCCTGAGCTGATGGGTCTTTCCCGAGTGCGGCTCAAGCCGGTACAGCGCGCGCCGTTCCGGGGCACCCGCTGAAGTGCCGGCGTCGAACGTTTTCAGCAGTTCAATGCGGGTTTCCGCATTGGGTTCGCCGTCGACGACCTCCGCCAGCAGGTAGCTGCGGGACTTGGTCATGCGGTTCCGTACCACGACGGGAAAGTCGACGGCGGGATGTCCCGCTGCCGGTTCCGCGGCGGAGACGCACTCGTACTCCTTCTGGACCTGGCGCTTCTCGAACAGCACCTGGTACTTGCCCCGGGTCTCCGGGTTGGTGGAGAGCAGGAGGATACCGGCCGTCATCCGGTCCAGCCGGTGCATGGGGATCAGGTCCGGGAGGTTCAGCTGGTTGCGGAGCCGGACCAGGGCCGACTCCTGGATGTAGGTGCCGCCCGGGGTGGTGGGCAGGAAGTGGGGCTTGTCCACCACCAGGATGTGGTGGTCCTGGTGCAGGATGCTGAGCTCGACCGGCAGCCGCGTCTCCGGCGGGAGCGTGCGGTAGTACCAGATGAACGTGTGGTCCTCGAGCCTGGTGCGCCGGTCCAGGGGGATGCCGCCCTCACCCACGATTTCGCCGGCGTCGAACCGGTCCTCGATGCCCTGCGGGTCGATGTGGCCCCAGCGGTGCATCATGTAGTCCATTGCGGTGTCCCACGGCCCCTCGTCGGGTAGGCGCAGGCGGGTCGCGTTCACGCCGTCGCGCACGGGGAGGGGGGATTGCATCACCGGTCCATTCTACTTTGCCGGGATCGTGTACCGACGGAAAAAAAGTTCTTGACAAATAAAATTGTCGGTAACGATACTTAAACCATGTTGGACATCGAAGTGATCGAGGACCCGGCGGCGGCGGAAGCCTCCCTGGATCCCATCCGGACCCGCATCCTTCGGGAGCTTGCGGAGCCGGGCTCGGCCACGCAGCTCGCCGCGAAAGTGGGGCTGCCTCGGCAGAAGGTGAACTACCACCTCAAGGCTCTGGAGCGGCACGGCCTGGTGGAGCTTGTCGAGGAGCGCCGCAAAGGAAACGTCACGGAGCGCGTGCTGCAGGCCACCGCGGCGTCCTACCTCATTTCGCCCGTTGCCCTGGCGTCCGTGGCACCCGATCCGCACCGGTTTGCCGACCGGTTCTCGGCTTTCTGGCTGCTCGCGCTCGCCGGACGCATGGTCCAGGAAGTGGGGAAGCTCATCGCCGGGGCGGCCGCCGCGCGGCAGAAACTCGCCACCTTCGCGATCGACGGCGAAATCACCTTCCGCACGGCCGCGGACCGCGCTGCCTTCGCCGAAGAGCTCGGCGTTGCGGTCACCCGGCTCGTGGACAAGTACCACAACGACGGCGGGACGGCCGGGCGGAAGCACCGGCTCGTCGTCGCGCTTCACCCGGCACTCAAGGAACCACACAAAACCACCCCGCGCGGGGACAAGGAACAGGAGCAGGACAATGACTGACAACCGGAAATTCGAGATTGTTTACGACACCGAGCTGCCCGGTACTCCGGAGCGGGTCTGGGAGGCCGTCACCAAGGGCACCCCCGGCTGGATGTTCCCCACTGACCAGTGGCCGGATGTGAAAACCGTCGAGGAGTACCCGCAGCACCTCGTGTCGCGGATGGAGGGGCCGGACGGCCGGTTCAACCAGTTGGAGCATGTCCTGGAGCCGCTCGAGGGCGGGCGTGCCAGGCTGCACTACGTGCACAGCGGCATCTTCGCCGACAACTGGGACGAGCAGTATGACGGCGCCAGCAAGCACACGGAGTTCTACCTCCACACCCTGGGCCAGTACCTGCAGTACTTCGACGGCCGGCCCGTGGTGTTTACTGACATCCAGGGTCCCGCGGCTTCGCAGGTGCCGGACGGCTTCGTGCGGCTGAAGAAGGCGCTCGGCGTAGACATCGCGTCGCAGGGGGACACCTTTGATGTGGAGCTCGACGGCGTGGGGCGGCTGAGCGGCCAGGTGGACTTCTCCAACGAGAACTTCCTGGGCCTGCGGACCGCCGATGCCATGTACAGGTTCTTCGGCCGTAACGTCTTTGGCGCCCCGGTGGGCATGACCGTCCACGACTTCAGTGGTGGCGGGGACACCGAAGCCACGGCCAGGGCCTGGGGCGAATACCTCGGGAAGGTCTACGCGTAGGACCCGGCGACGCGCAAAGCGGCTGGCGACGCGCAAATTACCTGGCGCCCCTGGAATACCAGGGGCGCCAGGTAATTTGCGCGTCATGGGAGGTCCCCGCGCGTCAGGGGCAGCGCTAGGCGATGGCGACGGCGGGCGTGTGCCGGAGGCTGCGCCGGAGCTGGGGTGCGGCGTCGAGCTTTTCCTGGGCCGAGCGAAGGGCGAGCACTGCCGTCTCCAGTTGCTCGGGCGGCAGCGTGAAGGGGATGCGCAGGTAGTGTTCGAAGGCTCCGCCCACGCCGAACCGGGGGCCGGCCGCCAGCCTGACCCCGAAGTCCGGGCCGATGACGGTCAGTGCGGTGCTGATCGGAGCGGGGAGCCGGCACCACACGCTTAGGCCGCCGTCGGGCCGTTCCGCCTGCCAGCCGGGGAGGATGCGGCCGATCAGTTCAAGCAGCGCAGCACGGTTTTCGCGAAGGGCCGCCAGCCGGGCGGGAAGCGGCTCGTCGAGCGACCGGACCAGGTGTGCCGCCGCCAGCTGTTCCACCACGGCCCCGCCGAGGTCCATGGTGGTGCGGGTTGCGGAGAAGCGCTGAATTAGTGCGCTGCCTGCCCGGATCCACCCCGTGCGCAGGCCTGCCCAGTGCGACTTGCTCAGTGAGCCGATGGTGACCACCGCAGGACTGAAGGCGGCCAGCGGGGCCGTGCGCACGTCGTCGAGGTTCAGTTCGCGCAGCGTTTCGTCCACCACCAGCACCGTTCCTGCAGCGGACGCGGCCTGGACCAGCCGGCGCCGCTGGGGGTCGGTCATCAGCCGGCCGGTGGGGTTGTGGAAGTCGGGCACGACGTACGCCATCTTGGGGCGCTGCTGGGCCATGGCAGCTTCCAGTCCGGGCATGTCCCAGCCTGATCCGTGGGGGAGGGCTACCGGAACCGTGCGGGCTCCGCTGGCCCGGATGGCATCAAGTGCGTGCGGGTACGTGGGGTGGTCCACGAGTACCTTGTCCTGCCGGCCAGCCAGGGTGCGGAGCACGATGTTCAGGGCGTGCTGCGCGCCGGATGTCACCAGGATCTGGTCCGCCGTGGTGGGGACGCCGGCTGCCGTGTACCGCGCAGCGATCGCCTCGCGGAGGGGAGGAATGCCGATGGCGTCGTAACCGAAACCCGGAAGCAGCGCAGGGAGCTCGGTCAGTGCGGCGGCGAACGCTCGGTGCACCACCTCGCCGCTGGCCGGCAGGGACGCGTAGGCGAGGTCGAGCAGGCCCGGCGGCGGCGCCAGTCCCGGGGCGCCGGCCAGGGAGTTCGGGCTGATCAGCTCGGCGGCACCCGGCCCGGCTGCGCCCCCGGGCAGATGGCGGGGAATGCAGGTCCGGCCGCGGCTGCCCTGCCGGCTGCTGAGGAAACCCTGCTCCCGCAGTTCGGCATAGGCGGCCGTCACGGTGGTCCGGCTGACGCCAAGTGTGGCCGCCAGGGCCCGTTCGCTGGGCAGCGCGGTGTCCAGCGGGACGCGGCCGTCCAGGATGAGGAGGCGCACGACGTCGGCCAGCTCGCGGTACGCGGGCGCCGCGCCGAGGTTCCACCGGCCGAGGAGGCGTGCCAGTGCAGTGGGATTCAGGGAGCCGGACATGTAGCCAGTATCTCAAACTGGATATGGATTACAAGGCCAGTTTCAGCGGAGGATGGTTCCCATGATGACCCGCAGACTCCTTCAACTGTTCACCGGCCTGGCCATGTACGGCATCTCGCTGGCCATGTTCATCCGGGCCGGCCTCGGCCTCGACCCCTGGGATGTGTTCCACCAGGGCGTGGCCGGGAAGACCGGGCTCACCATCGGAGCGGTGGTGGTCATCGTCAGTTTCCTCGTCCTGCTTCTGTGGATTCCGCTGCGGCAGTGGCCCGGGTTCGGCACCTTGTGCAACGCCGTGCTGGTGGGCGTCTTCGCGGACATCGGCCTGGCGCTGATCCCGGAGTTCGCGCATCTCGGCGGCCAGATCGGGATGCTGGCCGGGGCGGTGCTGCTGAACGGGATCGCGTCGGCCTGCTACATCGGCGCACGCTTCGGCCCCGGCGCCCGCGACGGACTGATGACCGGGCTGGCTCGCCGGACCGGCTGGTCGGTGCGGACGTCCCGGACGGGAATCGAGATCGTGGTCCTGGCCGCCGGCTGGCTGCTCGGTGGATCGGTGGGCGTGGGAACCGTGGTCTACGCCCTGGCCATCGGACCGCTGGTGCAGCTGCTGCTGCCGTGGTTCACCGTGCCGGAGGCCGCGCGCGCGCCGGCACCCGGAGCAGGGGCGGGTCAGGCGGTTCCGGCCGGCAGCGGCTGGCAGGTGGGACAGAAGTAAATGTCCCGTTCCTCGGTGCCGGCAGCCTTGGCGAGCACGCCCCGGCGGATGGGCGTGCCGCATTTGAGGCACGGCTGGTGCTCGCGCCTATATACCCAGTATCCAGGCCTTCCGGCCATCCGGCCGACAGGCATTCCCCGCGGGTTGAGCACGGTGGTGCGCCGGCCAGGCCCCAGGTTGGCCTCCAGCAACTGCTTGGCGGTGGCCATCATGGCGGGCAGGTCCGTTACGTCAGCAACGGGCGCCGCGGGATGGATGCCGGACAGGAAACAGACCTCGCAGCGGTAGATGTTGCCGATGCCGGCGAGGTTGCGTTGGTCCAGCAGGGCCACGCCGATGGGAACGTCCGGCGCCGCACGCAGCCGCCGTTCAGCCTCCGCCACGTCCCAGTCCGGCCCCAGGAGATCCGGCCCGAGATGGCCGACGACGGAATCCTCGTCCGCGGTGCGGACTACTTCCAGGATTCCGAGGGAGAAGCCGACGGCGTCTGCCGTGGCCGTGCGCAGCACGCACCGGGCCGTGAAACCCGGTTTCCGCCAGCGGCCGCCGGGCGGGTAGACCTGCCAGGCCCCTTCCATTTTCAGGTGCGAATGAATGGTCAGCCGTTCGTCCGCCGGGCCTTGGAGCCGCATGAGCAGGTGCTTGCCGCGCGGAACCACTTCGTCGACTGTCCAACCCGCCAGCTTGAGGGTGGCGAACCGGGGCACACGGAAGTCGGAGGCCGTGAGCTGGTGTCCGGCCAGGGCGGCGTGCAGCTGCGCTGCCGCCCGCCAGACGGAATCACCTTCAGGCACGGATCCTCAGTCCTTTCGGAGTCGAATAGGCGCCGGCGTGGGTCAGGGCGGCGGCTGCCGGAGTGTCCAGGATGCCGTGGCCGTTGACTTTCTCCATGATCAGCTTGTCCACAGCGCCGCGTTTGACCACTCCCACCAGGGCTGCTGCTGCGGCGGCCAGCACCTCCGGGGCGTCGTCGAAGGCGAGCAGCGTCTTCCCGCCGCGTTCCACGTAGAGGGCCAGGGCGCCGTCGACCATCACCACCAGTGCCCCGGCCTTCCTGCCGGGCCGGTGGCCACTGCCTGCTTCGACGCTGAGCGCCGGCCACGGCAGCGCCGCGCCGTAAGGGTTGGCGGGGTCGGTGGCCGCAAGCGCCAGGGCAACCGGCTCCGGCTTGGCCAGCTGGGAATCCTCCGAATAGGACCGCAGCCGGTCCACCGTGGCCGGAACGGCAAACTGGGCAGCGCCCAGGTGTTCGATGAAGTAGCCGCGGCGGCACCGCCCGGCCTCTTCCAGCCTGGCCAGGACCTTGTACATCAGGCCGAATCCGCCCAGGATGTTCTCGGCCATGACGGAGCCGCGGGTGACCACGCCGTACCGGTCCAGGAGGAGTTCCGCTGTGGCACGGGCGTGGATGGTCGGATCCAGTTCCGGCGACGGCAGGGCGGACCAGCGGCCGGCCGCCAGCGGCGGAGTGGGGGCTGCCCCGGTGGCCGACCCGTAGCGCCCGCCGGTCAGTCCGGCAGATCCCAGCAGGCCCGTGCCGTGGGCGCGGCCCAGCCGGCTCATCCGGGGTGCGCGTGCCCGCGGAGCCCGGGCCACCTGCCGGTGTGCTGTGTGGCCGCCGGCGATCATGGCCCGGACGGGAGCGAACGTATCGCCGGTGATCCGGCCGGCCCACGCCAGGTCCCAAAGGGCCGCCACCACATCCTGGTCGCTCAGCACCGAGTCCATGCCGCCCGCGATGTCGGTCAGCTGGCGGAAGAAGTAGCCGCCGCCATTGTTCTGCAGGTGCTCCAAAAGCCGCCGCTGGGCGTCTCCCGGCTCGTAGTCCGGCGCGGGGTTCAGCGTGAGGTCGGCCGAGTCCGCGAGGTGCAGGCTCACCCAGCCGTCATTGCCCGGCAGGGCACCGGCACCGGACCAGAGGACCTCGCCGGCGGCCATCAGCTCATCCAGCATGGCGGGCTGGTAGTCGCTGACGCGGCTGGCGAGGATGAGGGGTTCCCACGCTGACGCCGGAACAGGCACACCCGAGAGCTGGTCGACGGCGGTGATGATGCCGTCCAGCCCGCGCAGGGCGGACTGGCCACGGCTCTTTCCGGGTGTCCGGACGTTCTGCCAGGCGGGCAGGAACCGCCCGTAGGCCGCCGCGTCCACGGGCTCGACTTCCGCCCGGAGGGCGGCCAGTGACCGGCGGCGGAGCTTCCGCAGGACCTCGGCGTCGCACCATTCACTGGTGCCGGCGAGGGCCGTGACCGAAACCGCAGGCTGTGCCTGGGGCTCTGCGGCGCCCGGTTCCGCGGCGTCGGGGGAGGGGGCCTCCCGGGGCGGCGGGGCGTGCGGGCGGAACTCGCCTTCCACCACGCGGCCGTCCGCGGCGAGCCGCTTGAGCGCCGTGCTAACGACGGCGACGCCGAGTCCCAGCCGGGCAGCGGCTTCCGTTGCGGTGAAGGGCCCGTGGGTGCGGGCGTAGCGGGAGACGAGGTCGCCAAGGGGGTCTGCCACAGGCTCGATGAACGCCAGCGGCACCCCCATGGGCAGCGGCACCCCGATGGCGTCCCGCAGGCGGGCAGCGTCCTCCACCGCCGCAAACCGCTCGACGCCGCCGATGTTGACCCGGAGTGCGCGGTTGGCCCGCTGCAACGCGGCGAGGTGGGCAGCCGCGTCCGCTACGGTCGCTTCCGCGGACTCGGCCGCAGCCGACTCGGCCCCGGCGGTTCCGGCGGGCTCCACCGCCGCGGGCTCCGCCACCGGGGCGGCGGGTTCCAGGCGCGCGGCAACTTCCTCGGGCGTCAGCGGGCCGAGGAGGCGCAGCAGGTCAGCGACGCCCTCCATGCCGCGGACCCGGCGGTCCGGAGCCAGCCGCTGCAGTTCGCGCTCGGTGGCTTCGATGACCTTGGCGTCCAGCAGTTCGCGGAGCTCCACGCGGCCCAACAGCTCATTGAGCAGGGTTGAATCCAGGGCAAGTGCGGCGGCCCGGCGCTCCGCAAGC harbors:
- a CDS encoding DedA family protein, whose protein sequence is MDLANADTWGAAIYFWIIPIVLGDAIFPPVPSEMVVITGGALSAEGRANYLLVGLLAALASWIGDVVVFQLFKRRLSHVLDRWRWGRKFHSGIHAAIAKAGRSTTYGAIIGVRFIPGGRLATSAAAGIADVTTRAFSFCAALGAVLWATYLTGLGYFTGSATKLPFWASSLIGVAVGLVIGGVIGMIVTRRRGSRSPVDEPGGPRPDAGTPA
- a CDS encoding RluA family pseudouridine synthase; its protein translation is MQSPLPVRDGVNATRLRLPDEGPWDTAMDYMMHRWGHIDPQGIEDRFDAGEIVGEGGIPLDRRTRLEDHTFIWYYRTLPPETRLPVELSILHQDHHILVVDKPHFLPTTPGGTYIQESALVRLRNQLNLPDLIPMHRLDRMTAGILLLSTNPETRGKYQVLFEKRQVQKEYECVSAAEPAAGHPAVDFPVVVRNRMTKSRSYLLAEVVDGEPNAETRIELLKTFDAGTSAGAPERRALYRLEPHSGKTHQLRVHMASLGLGIVNDAFYPDLLDKAPDDYTRPLQLLARGIRFVDPITKQPVEYRSRLQLSEAPA
- a CDS encoding winged helix-turn-helix domain-containing protein; translation: MLDIEVIEDPAAAEASLDPIRTRILRELAEPGSATQLAAKVGLPRQKVNYHLKALERHGLVELVEERRKGNVTERVLQATAASYLISPVALASVAPDPHRFADRFSAFWLLALAGRMVQEVGKLIAGAAAARQKLATFAIDGEITFRTAADRAAFAEELGVAVTRLVDKYHNDGGTAGRKHRLVVALHPALKEPHKTTPRGDKEQEQDND
- a CDS encoding SRPBCC family protein; amino-acid sequence: MTDNRKFEIVYDTELPGTPERVWEAVTKGTPGWMFPTDQWPDVKTVEEYPQHLVSRMEGPDGRFNQLEHVLEPLEGGRARLHYVHSGIFADNWDEQYDGASKHTEFYLHTLGQYLQYFDGRPVVFTDIQGPAASQVPDGFVRLKKALGVDIASQGDTFDVELDGVGRLSGQVDFSNENFLGLRTADAMYRFFGRNVFGAPVGMTVHDFSGGGDTEATARAWGEYLGKVYA
- the yczR gene encoding MocR-like transcription factor YczR, whose product is MSGSLNPTALARLLGRWNLGAAPAYRELADVVRLLILDGRVPLDTALPSERALAATLGVSRTTVTAAYAELREQGFLSSRQGSRGRTCIPRHLPGGAAGPGAAELISPNSLAGAPGLAPPPGLLDLAYASLPASGEVVHRAFAAALTELPALLPGFGYDAIGIPPLREAIAARYTAAGVPTTADQILVTSGAQHALNIVLRTLAGRQDKVLVDHPTYPHALDAIRASGARTVPVALPHGSGWDMPGLEAAMAQQRPKMAYVVPDFHNPTGRLMTDPQRRRLVQAASAAGTVLVVDETLRELNLDDVRTAPLAAFSPAVVTIGSLSKSHWAGLRTGWIRAGSALIQRFSATRTTMDLGGAVVEQLAAAHLVRSLDEPLPARLAALRENRAALLELIGRILPGWQAERPDGGLSVWCRLPAPISTALTVIGPDFGVRLAAGPRFGVGGAFEHYLRIPFTLPPEQLETAVLALRSAQEKLDAAPQLRRSLRHTPAVAIA
- the yczE gene encoding membrane protein YczE encodes the protein MMTRRLLQLFTGLAMYGISLAMFIRAGLGLDPWDVFHQGVAGKTGLTIGAVVVIVSFLVLLLWIPLRQWPGFGTLCNAVLVGVFADIGLALIPEFAHLGGQIGMLAGAVLLNGIASACYIGARFGPGARDGLMTGLARRTGWSVRTSRTGIEIVVLAAGWLLGGSVGVGTVVYALAIGPLVQLLLPWFTVPEAARAPAPGAGAGQAVPAGSGWQVGQK
- a CDS encoding Fpg/Nei family DNA glycosylase gives rise to the protein MPEGDSVWRAAAQLHAALAGHQLTASDFRVPRFATLKLAGWTVDEVVPRGKHLLMRLQGPADERLTIHSHLKMEGAWQVYPPGGRWRKPGFTARCVLRTATADAVGFSLGILEVVRTADEDSVVGHLGPDLLGPDWDVAEAERRLRAAPDVPIGVALLDQRNLAGIGNIYRCEVCFLSGIHPAAPVADVTDLPAMMATAKQLLEANLGPGRRTTVLNPRGMPVGRMAGRPGYWVYRREHQPCLKCGTPIRRGVLAKAAGTEERDIYFCPTCQPLPAGTA